The following coding sequences are from one Thermoplasmatales archaeon window:
- a CDS encoding metallophosphoesterase family protein, with protein MIIICAADFHGKKEKYENFIKGIKNEMPDIGIIAGDLGFINEEIFNGIDLQIYAVYGNTDSELKYKKIKFIDEKRLEINSMKICGVKKFFTEKEGIDIVVSHYPPYKTKDKAFFGMHIGDKSLRKIMEEKKPSYIICGHVHEDAGYGKFGDTIVVNSSVGKSGEYTIIDTEKKEIIMVGYDA; from the coding sequence ATGATTATTATTTGTGCTGCTGATTTTCACGGCAAAAAGGAGAAATATGAAAATTTTATCAAAGGGATAAAGAATGAGATGCCAGATATTGGTATAATAGCTGGGGATCTTGGATTTATAAATGAGGAAATTTTTAATGGGATAGATTTGCAAATTTATGCGGTTTATGGAAATACAGATTCGGAGCTAAAATATAAAAAAATAAAGTTCATTGATGAAAAAAGGCTAGAAATAAATTCTATGAAAATTTGCGGGGTAAAGAAATTTTTCACGGAAAAAGAAGGAATAGATATAGTTGTAAGCCATTATCCTCCTTATAAAACGAAGGATAAAGCATTTTTTGGGATGCATATTGGAGACAAAAGTTTAAGAAAAATTATGGAAGAAAAAAAGCCCTCATATATTATATGTGGACATGTACATGAAGATGCAGGATATGGAAAATTTGGAGATACAATTGTTGTAAACAGTAGTGTTGGAAAATCTGGAGAATATACAATTATTGATACAGAGAAAAAAGAAATAATTATGGTTGGATATGATGCCTGA
- a CDS encoding DUF5591 domain-containing protein produces the protein MSLKLEIEARSCNTRAGYIEIENKKIKIPNILWYSSKRIKPPEFSEVKLGEEIGLGGSFFYPEECKFCIPPSLSYPYFFGEDFPRFLAENDFFSFVSKNSCQKEEKIYVMANSKEAYSNPRDFVDYLAEIRGKIGYKVLYAPAIANPLNLPILSYCGIDLFDSVDLIFKSRKKIYFTSESEFNLDELKEYPCSCAYCKNGIENFEDLLFHNYEVMKNELIKVREYIANGNLREYVESKIHFSTHLASIIRIMDIEKYSYQEKRYPINGKKIIASLYSFYRPDILRFRERICNIYRKPQSAKILLLLPCSSKKPYSKSKSHKKFIELISSFKNRNVIHEVIVTSPLAIVPRELEYTYPSAHYDISTIGHWDKEEIDIIKKCFEKFIFKNNYEVIINHLSPPISSILEIDAINTCIDHPVSPSSLKNLSNALKICENFEYVSKERRDYENVFSMLYFQFSNPEKFMEKCVVRGNFPHYKLYYEGKQIASFVPERGLFSLTIEGGKKMGKNYWVEIEDFYPKGSIFACGVVDADEKIRVGDEVIVFHENEVRAVGVAKMNSEEMVESSSGEAVKVRHHIQP, from the coding sequence ATGAGTCTTAAACTTGAAATAGAAGCAAGAAGTTGTAATACAAGAGCGGGCTATATTGAAATAGAAAATAAAAAAATAAAGATTCCAAATATTCTATGGTATTCTTCAAAGAGAATAAAGCCACCTGAATTTTCGGAAGTTAAACTGGGGGAAGAAATAGGGTTAGGAGGAAGTTTTTTTTATCCTGAAGAATGCAAGTTCTGCATCCCTCCTTCCTTATCCTACCCTTATTTTTTTGGTGAGGATTTCCCCCGTTTTCTGGCGGAAAATGATTTCTTTAGTTTTGTATCCAAAAACTCTTGCCAAAAAGAAGAAAAGATATATGTGATGGCAAATTCAAAGGAAGCTTATTCAAATCCAAGAGATTTTGTTGATTATTTGGCTGAGATAAGAGGTAAAATAGGTTATAAAGTTCTATATGCGCCTGCGATAGCAAATCCATTAAATCTTCCAATTCTTTCCTACTGTGGAATTGATCTTTTTGATTCTGTTGATTTAATTTTTAAAAGCAGAAAGAAAATATATTTTACTTCCGAAAGTGAATTTAATTTAGATGAATTAAAAGAATATCCTTGTTCCTGTGCATACTGTAAAAATGGTATAGAAAATTTTGAAGATTTGCTTTTTCACAATTATGAAGTAATGAAAAATGAGCTGATAAAAGTAAGGGAGTATATAGCAAATGGCAACTTAAGGGAATATGTTGAATCAAAAATTCATTTTTCCACGCATCTTGCTTCAATAATAAGAATTATGGATATTGAAAAATATTCCTATCAGGAAAAAAGATATCCGATAAATGGAAAAAAAATAATTGCCTCTCTATACTCCTTTTATAGGCCGGATATTTTGAGATTTAGAGAAAGAATTTGCAATATTTACAGGAAACCGCAATCAGCGAAAATACTTTTGCTTCTCCCATGTTCTTCAAAAAAACCTTATTCAAAATCAAAGTCTCATAAAAAATTTATAGAATTGATCTCTTCATTCAAAAATAGAAATGTTATACATGAAGTTATAGTAACCTCTCCTCTTGCAATTGTTCCAAGAGAGCTTGAATATACATACCCATCCGCTCATTATGATATCTCAACAATCGGTCACTGGGATAAGGAAGAAATTGATATAATAAAGAAATGCTTTGAAAAATTCATTTTTAAAAACAATTATGAAGTAATAATAAATCACCTCTCGCCCCCTATATCATCCATTCTTGAAATAGATGCAATCAATACCTGTATTGATCATCCTGTTTCACCTTCTTCGCTTAAAAATTTGTCAAACGCTTTGAAAATCTGCGAGAATTTTGAATATGTAAGTAAAGAGAGAAGGGATTATGAAAATGTTTTTTCAATGCTTTATTTTCAGTTTTCAAATCCAGAAAAGTTCATGGAGAAGTGTGTTGTAAGAGGTAATTTTCCACACTATAAGTTATATTATGAGGGTAAACAAATTGCTTCATTTGTTCCAGAGAGAGGTCTTTTTTCTTTAACTATTGAAGGAGGAAAGAAAATGGGTAAAAATTATTGGGTGGAGATAGAGGATTTTTATCCAAAAGGGAGCATTTTTGCCTGCGGGGTGGTGGATGCGGACGAAAAGATAAGGGTGGGGGATGAAGTGATTGTTTTTCATGAAAATGAAGTGAGGGCGGTTGGGGTTGCAAAAATGAATTCAGAGGAGATGGTGGAAAGCTCGAGTGGAGAAGCTGTAAAAGTCAGGCATCATATCCAACCATAA
- a CDS encoding phosphoglycerate dehydrogenase, whose protein sequence is MKIIVTDKVSEEAIKKLRERHEVYFKELRGEELAREIGEYDALMVRSATKVTKEIIENAKKLKVIGRAGIGVDNIDVETASKKGIIVVNSPTGTTHSVAELTIGFMFALARKICYGDATMRKGIWAKKEMEGIELYGKTLGLIGSGNIAQEVAKIANAIGMNVLVYSPNCTEEKARKMGAKLKSIEKIFSEADFVSIHIPKTKDTHHMVNERMLSLMKKSAFLINCSRGGIVDEEALYKFLKEKKIAGAAIDVYEKEPPEKSPLFELENAIFTPHIGASTIEGQERAGIICAEQILKALDGEEPDYWVNKNLIKR, encoded by the coding sequence ATGAAAATAATAGTTACTGATAAGGTATCGGAAGAGGCAATTAAAAAATTGAGAGAGAGGCATGAAGTGTATTTCAAAGAGCTGAGAGGCGAGGAGCTTGCAAGAGAAATAGGAGAATATGATGCTTTGATGGTGAGGAGCGCAACAAAGGTTACAAAGGAAATCATAGAAAATGCAAAAAAGCTGAAGGTTATCGGAAGGGCGGGGATAGGAGTTGATAACATAGATGTTGAAACCGCATCAAAGAAAGGAATAATTGTTGTTAACTCACCCACTGGAACAACTCACTCAGTTGCGGAATTAACAATTGGCTTTATGTTTGCACTTGCAAGAAAAATATGCTATGGCGATGCAACAATGAGGAAAGGAATATGGGCAAAAAAGGAAATGGAAGGGATAGAGCTATATGGAAAAACTCTCGGTTTAATTGGCTCCGGAAATATTGCTCAGGAAGTAGCAAAAATTGCAAATGCCATAGGAATGAATGTTCTTGTATATAGTCCGAATTGCACTGAAGAAAAAGCAAGGAAAATGGGGGCAAAATTGAAGAGCATTGAAAAAATTTTCAGCGAGGCAGATTTTGTTTCGATTCATATCCCAAAAACAAAAGATACCCACCATATGGTCAATGAAAGAATGCTTTCTTTAATGAAAAAAAGTGCTTTCCTCATAAATTGCTCTAGAGGAGGAATTGTGGATGAAGAAGCATTGTATAAATTCCTGAAAGAAAAAAAGATAGCGGGAGCTGCCATTGATGTATATGAAAAAGAGCCCCCTGAAAAATCCCCTCTTTTTGAGCTAGAAAATGCTATATTCACTCCTCATATAGGAGCATCCACCATTGAAGGGCAGGAGAGGGCGGGTATAATCTGCGCGGAGCAAATATTAAAAGCGCTGGATGGGGAGGAGCCTGACTACTGGGTGAACAAAAATTTAATTAAGAGATGA